From the Neoarius graeffei isolate fNeoGra1 chromosome 1, fNeoGra1.pri, whole genome shotgun sequence genome, one window contains:
- the kcnk7 gene encoding potassium channel, subfamily K, member 7: MAQNADPVLTFCRNYAFTFLLLCYLFYMIIGAVIFMVLEQPEQNSLVAEVHELRVRFFENNQCVKESSLDHLLRKVLFAGKRGVTVKAGSEEYNFDFTSSLFFVITFLTTTGYGTTVPLSDEGRVFCMLYCVFGIPLTFLLLSCITHTLVPRLSHVPIHHLHIYWGLSHNKAALIYCGILAVCTATLFFLLPAVSLCLLEKDWSFLESFYFCFISLSTIGLGDYLPGQTHSRAARQALEFATSCYLVLGLVVLLAVMESFWQLQQVQALVHLFVGSTAATLKEEGRDELALSDWPGNHDIPTADIQFRPPISIISHHMSDSLTNPFVEDPCTPFTPQVASYEKTVRPSNTNPDPADQNN; encoded by the exons ATGGCTCAAAATGCAGATCCTGTGCTGACTTTTTGCCGAAATTACGCTTTCACCTTTTTGCTTCTCTGTTACCTCTTCTACATGATTATTGGTGCAGTTATTTTCATGGTGCTTGAGCAACCTGAGCAGAACTCGCTTGTTGCTGAAGTACATGAACTTCGGGTGAGGTTTTTCGAGAACAACCAGTGTGTGAAAGAAAGTAGTTTGGATCATTTACTGAGGAAGGTTCTCTTTGCTGGAAAACGTGGGGTAACTGTAAAGGCTGGTAGTGAAGAGTATAATTTCGACTTCACTTCATCACTGTTTTTCGTCATAACTTTTCTGACGACTACAG GTTATGGCACCACTGTTCCACTGTCAGATGAGGGCCGGGTGTTTTGTATGCTTTACTGTGTCTTCGGTATTCCTCTCACATTCCTGCTGCTCTCCTGCATCACCCATACTCTGGTGCCCAGATTGAGTCATGTTCCCATACATCACCTTCACATCTACTGGGGTCTGTCTCACAACAAGGCTGCCCTAATTTACTGTGGAATATTAGCAGTGTGCACAGCAACTCTGTTCTTCCTGCTTCCTGCTGTCAGTCTCTGTCtgttggagaaagactggagcttTCTAGAGTCATTCTATTTTTGCTTCATTTCACTCAGTACCATTGGGTTGGGAGATTATCTGCCTGGACAGACACACAGTCGGGCTGCGCGGCAAGCACTGGAATTCGCCACTTCCT GTTACTTGGTACTCGGGCTTGTTGTCTTGCTGGCCGTTATGGAGAGCTTCTGGCAGCTGCAGCAAGTGCAGGCCTTGGTGCATCTCTTTGTTGGGTCTACAGCAGCTACACTAAAAGAAGAAGGTCGTGATGAGCTAGCGCTCAGTGATTGGCCAGGCAACCATGATATTCCAACAGCGGACATCCAGTTTAGGCCTCCTATCTCCATCATCTCACATCACATGTCTGACTCATTAACAAACCCTTTTGTGGAGGATCCATGTACACCATTTACACCACAAGTGGCAAGTTATGAGAAGACCGTGCGGCCATCAAACACTAATCCAGACCCAGCTGATCAAAACAACTGA